The sequence GCACCCATACCGGCACGTTCCATTTGACGGCTGGAACCGTTCAGATCGGAAACGGCGGCACTACCGGATCGCTCGCTTCCGAGAGTTTCACCGGCAACGGCATCGTGCGGTTCAACCGCGCCGACAACGTGACCCTGAACAACGTGATTTCGGGTCGCAACCAGGTTATCAAGGATGGCCCGGGCACCCTCACCCTCGCGGGCGTAAACCCCTACGCTGGCTCCACCTCGGTCATTGGTGGCACCCTTGCGATCTCCGGCTCGCTCACTGCGGGAAGAACGATCAATGTAGCCGGTGCCTCCACCTTTGAGATCGTTGACGGAGGATTCGTGAGAAGCGAAAACACAAGAATCGGCACAACCGCCGGATCCAACGCATTTGCGGTTGCGAGCGGGGGGACCTGGAACGAGTTTGTGATCGATGTTGGTCCGATCGGCGGCGGCACCGGCACTCTGCGGATCGGCGGCAGCGCCGTGGTAACAACAGGTGACCTGAACATCGGCTCGGCGTCAGGATCGAACGGTTTGGTTGAGATGGATTCCGGCCGGCTTACCGCCAGCCAGACCACTGTGGGCGGGTCATTTCTGGGCTCTAGTGGAGAGGGAGCCACGGGAAGCGGTAGCCTTGAAATCGGCGGCACCGCGGATTTTTCGTCCGGTTCCCTGTTCGTCGGCTCGGCATCCGAGGGCAGCGCGAGATTCACCGGTGGGACGACCAACGCGTCTCTCATCCTCGTGGGATTGTTTGGATCAGGAAGCATGGATGTCAGCGGAACGGCTCGCGTTTTGTCAAACTCCCTAACCGTTGGACTTTTCCGTAACGGCGTGATGGATGTCAGCGGCGGTTCGGTGGAAAGCCCCCAATTTTTCATCGGCAGCAACGCTTCCGGAACCGTGAACATCAGCGGCACGGGTGAGGTGATTGCCGGAATGACCCAAATGGCTGGAGCATCGGGATCGTCCGCAGCGCTTAACCTCCTTGGAGGGCGGTTGACCACCGCGGGATTCGCGAATCCCGTGGGCTCCTCCGCCATTGGCTTTGCTGGGGGCACGCTACGGCTTTCCGCCAATCAGGCGGATCTTTTCAGCGGCTTCGCGCCCGGGACGGTGAGCCTCGGCACCGGCGGCGGCACCATCGATACCCAAGGCTTCAGCGTTTCCACCCAATACAACCTCGGCGGCAGCGGCTCGCTGACCAAGCGGGGCAGCGGAACCCTCACCCTCGGCGGGGCGAACACCTACGGCGGCATCACGACGGTGAGCAGCGGTGCGTTGCTGATCGCAGGCTCCCTGCAAAGCCCTGTCATCCACATCGAATCCGGCGGCACACTCGGCGGATCGGGAACCATCCTTGGCGATGTGAACGTGATGGCAGGGGGCGCCCTCTCGCCAGGCAGCAGCCCCGGCACCCTCAGCACCGGCTCGCAAACCTGGGCGGGCGGAGGCAGCTACATCTGGGAAATGAGCGATGTCCTCGCGGGAAAAGGCATGCCGCAGGGCTGGGACTGGATGTCCCTCAGCGGCGCGCTGAACATCACCGCCACCACGTCCACCCCGTTCAACATCAACATCACCTCCCTCGCACTCGGCAACTCGCCGGGTCAGGTGCACAACTTCTCGGACTCGACGGCTTATTCGTGGATCATCGCCAGTGCATCCGGGGGGATCAACGGCTTCGACGCCTCCGCCTTCAATCTCGTAACCTCCGGCTTCGCGAACCCGCATACCGGCAGCTTCGGCATCGGCTCGGACGGCAGCGATATCTTCCTCACCTACACCCCCATCCCGGAGCCATCCTCCTCCCTCGCCCTCATGCTCGGCGCGATGCTCACCACGCTCCGGCGCAAAAGGCCAATCACCGGGAAATGAGGCCGCGTTCCCCGTCTCTCGAGCCGTATCTCTTCCGGTAGCACCTTGAAAGGTACCCCGGCGTCAGGCCCACCTCCGCCGCGACCTCGGAAAACGTCGCAAAGCGCTTGCAGCAGATCAGCTCGTGGGCGCGCTGCAGCCGCCGCGAGAGGATCACCGCAGACGGCGATTCCCCGGCGATCCCGATCACCTTGCGCCGAAGCTGCCTGTCGCTATAGCCGATCTGCTGCGCCAGCACCGCCACGGTGAAATCCGGAGAGGAAAGCCGCGCGTCGATGTGCGCGATCAGATCCTCCCACCACAGGGCGTTCCCGTCGTTTTCCCGGAAACCCGCAGGCAGCCGCACCCGCAGCCGCTGGTGCAGTTCGGCGATCGAAAACGGCTTGGAAAGGTAATCGTCCGCACCCGCCGCCAGCCCCTCCACCCTGTGATCCACCCCGCCCTTTGCGGAAAGCAGCACCACCGGCACTTTCCCCCACTTCGGCATCGCCCGCAGCCTGCGGCAGAATTCCAGTCCGTCGATCTGCGGCATCATCACATCGGAGAGGATGATGTCCGGCTTCGCCTTCCCCAATATCTCCAGCGCCTCCGCCCCGTTTCCGGCCACCTCCACGCGATAGAATCCCTCCAGATGCAGCCGCAGATACGTCCGCATGTCGAAGTTGTCCTCCACCAGCAAAAGCCTCGGCGCGTCATCCATCGCCCCGTTTCTCGCGTGCAACGGGCTCGTGCCGCCCACCGCCAATGGCCGCGGCACGGGCGGGGCGGAGAGATCCACATCCTCGGGATCGAAGTGCTCGCAGCCCGTCGGCAGGGTGAAACGGAACACGCTGCCCTTGCCCGCCTCGCTCTGCACGGAGATGCGCCCGCCGTGCAGCTCCACCATCTCCCGCGCGATCGCCAGCCCTATCCCCATGCCTTCCCTGGCCCGGTTTGCCCCGGAATCCCCTTGGTAAAACCTCTCGAAAACCCGCCCGAGCGTCTGCTCGTCCATGCCGATCCCCTCATCGGAGACCACCACCTCCGCCAACCCGCCTTCCCCCGGAGCGACGTGCACCCGCACCTTGGAGCCCTGCCCGGAAAATTTAAGCGCGTTCCCGATCAGGTTGCAGAGCACTTTTTCCAGCTTGGATTCATCAAAGAAAACCTCGCAAACCTCGGGGGCCGAAAACTCAAGCGCGATTCCCCGCTCACCCGCTGCCGCCACGAAATCATCCGCGATCTCCCTCGCGAAGCCGGCCAGATCCCGCCGCTTCACGTTCAGCGAAAACGCCCCCGCATCCAGCAACGCCAGATCGATCAGCTCGGTCAGCAGCCCGTCGAGCCTGCCGATGTTCCGCGCGACCATCTGCCAGGCCGCCGCCCGCGCCGCATCCGGTTCCTCCCCGTTCTCCAGATCCGCCAGCGGCCCGCGGATGAGCGCCAGCGGGGTCTTGATCTCGTGGGTCAGGTTCGCCAGCCAGTTGCTCTGCCGCCGGTAGGTTTCCTCCGCCGCCGCCTTCGCCCGCCGCAGCTCGCGCTCCGTTTCCAGACGCCCGGTCACATCCCGGAAATTGTTCACCAAGCCGCCGATCCGCGGGTCATCCGTCGCGTTGAGCACCGTCCCCTCCAGATAGATGTAGTGCCCCGCCTTGTGGCGGAAACGCACGATCTCCGTCTCCACGATCCCCGGTCCCTCCGCGAGGTGCGCGAAGCGCGGCATCACCCGCTCCATGTCATCCGGGTGGCAGAAATCGAACAGGTTTTTCCCCTCCATCTCCTCCGCCCGGTAGCCGTGGATGCGCTCGTTCGAGGGGCTTTCATACAGGATGTTCGCTCCCGTATCGAAGATCGATATCCCCTCGGCCGACCTCTCTATGAGCGCATGGAAATGCCGTCCCTCGCGCAGCATGCGCTCGGTTGCCTGGTGCCCTGCGGTCACATCCTCCGAATTGAGGAAATCCCCGTGCCGCCGCAGCCGCAGCCAGCGCTTCCCGCCTTCCGCCGCCGCCACGAGCGCGGTCCCGTCGCAGCCATCCCACCAGAGCATCGCGGACTCCACGTCGTCCAGCGCCAGTTCCTCAGGCCAGAGTCCGCCGGATCGCCCCTCCAGGCGTCCCGCGACGACATGACAAAGCGAAAGACCGGGAAAAACCATCTGATCCGGGCAGCCGTTGGCGATCTCATCCATTTTGCTCACGGACAACACATCGCCCCAATCATGGGGATTTCACTTAATTTATCGCACGCATCCGTACATTTGGCCGGGGTTGCCCCTCCGTGAGAACCCGGCTCGGGGAGCGCCTCGGTCTCGTATGTGATGGGCGTGGCGGGTGGACGGGGATTTTTCGGTTTTCCAGTCGGTGCATTTCCGCTTCGCTCCGGGAAGGAGAAGCGTGCGTCCCGCCGCTTTTCCACAACCCGGGCCATCTCCTTGTCCTCCGCAAAGGGGCTGGAAGCACCCTTCTCCATAACCATGATCGACTCCCACCATCATCTCTGGCGCTACTCGAAGGAGGAATATCCTTGGATCCCCGAGGGCTCGCCGCTTGCGCAAGACCAGCTCATTCCCGAACTCGAAACCGTTGCATCCGAATCCGGCGTGACGGGAACCGTCGTTGTCCAAGCCCGACAAGTCACCGGGGAATCCGATTTCCTGCTCTCGCTTGCGGATCAAACGGATCGCATCAAGGCGGTCGTCGGCTGGGTGCCGCTGATCGATGAAAACGTATCCGAGGAACTCGCCCGGCTTTCGCCGCATCCGAAGTTCAATGCCGTCCGCCACGTGCTCCAGGAAGAGCCCGACGAATATTTCCTCCGCGACGATTTCCACCGCGGACTGTCTCAGCTACCGTCCTTCGGACTGAACTTCGATCTTCTCATCTTCCAGCGGCAACTTCCCGTTGCCATCCAGCTTGTGGATCGCCAGCCGGATCTGCCCATCGTCCTCAACCACATCGCAAAGCCGGAAGCCCGCAACGGTCGGGTCGAATCCGGATGGCGCGAGGGCATGAAGGAAATCGCGAAGCGCGAGAACGTGGTCGGCGTGAAGTTCTCGGGACTGCTCACCGAGTTTCCCGAGGGCGAAGGCGATGCCGAAACCGTCTCCGCGTATTTCCACGAAACGCTCGAAATATTTGGAGCCGACCGGGTCATGTTCGGCACGGATTGGCCGGTTTGCTTGCTACGCACCGGCTACAAATCTTGGGCGGACACCGTCCGCAATCTCGCGGAAGGCCTTTCCGAACGTGATGCGATCCTTTCGGGAAACGCCGCACGCTGCTACGGGATTGCCTGAAATTCAGGGATGGAGTTCGATGGGAGGCACATCCTCCTCGCTCAACACCTCGTTCTCATGTGGTTTCGGAGGCTTGGAGCCCTCGATGAATTCGTAATGATCTAGGCCTTCGAAGAACCCTTCGAGGCCTTTTCCCTGCGCATGGTAGAGACGTGGGCGGGAATGGAGCTGCCTGAGGACACGGTCCGCATCCCCTGCCAGCACCGAAAGGTTCCTGCCGCGCACCGCGGAAATGTCGTTTCCGTATGTGCCGAAATAAAAGATGCGCGAGGGATCGATCCCCCACCGGTTCTCAAGATAGCGGAGCGCGACATCCTTTCCGCTGCGGATCGGGATCACATCGACGAATGCCTTCGCGGTCACGATCACCTTTGCGGAAATGCCCCTTTCCCGGAGCCTGCGCTGCAGGGCAAGCCTACCGGAGGCATGGTTCGCATCCATGAGGAACGACACCTTGAACTGGTGCTGGAAGCGCTCCTCCTGCATGCTCAAGCCTTCAACGGAGGAAAGCGCCTCGACAACCGCGCCACGGTTCCATCGGGTGCCGATCTGGTTCTGCCAGCGCTCGTCGGGAACACCGCTCTCGCCGTAGCGGATCTCGGCGCCGAGCCCGGAGATCACGAAACCCGGCAAAGGCATCCCGCAGCGCCGGATCACCTCCCATGCCTCGTCGAATGAGAGCCCTGTTGCGATGCCGAAACCGATCGGCTGATCCGTGAACACACGGTTCCAGCGCTCGACCAAGTCGGGAGGTTGGTCCTCGATGCGCGGCAAGAGATCCATGACCACCCAGCGTTCGCGTTCCACAAGCGATCCACGGGATTTGCTGCCGCGGACAACCGGTTTAGGTGGCAGGATCCGGAAAACCTCGGTCAGGTAGGTATCGACGTGCGCGGCCCATGAGTAGTGGTTCCTCACCTCCAGATGGCCCGTTTCGGAAAGTTCCCTCTGACTTGCCGGATCGGAAAGGATTGCCTCGATGGCATCGCCCATCGCCTTCTCGTCGAGCGGGTCGACAAGCGTGCCGTTCCGGCAGTTTGCGATGATATCGCGTGGCCCGCCGTCGTGGGTTGCAACAAGCGGCAGGCCAGCTGCAGCGGCTTCCAGAAGCGTTAGCCCGAAGGGTTCCGTGAAGGCTGGGTTGACGAACACACCCTTGCGCTCGGAAGCCCAGCGGTAGAAACCGGCGACCTCCGGCGCCTTGTGGGTCTTCGGATATGCGATGGAGCCATAGAGGCCTGCGTCGTCGAAAGTCCTGAGGAGTTCGAGCCACACCTTGCGTGTTCCCGGGGGGAGTTTGTCTAGCGTTTCACGGTTGCCCCCGATCACGATCAGGTTCGCGTTTTCACGGAGCCATTCGTTTCCGGCGAAGGCGCGGACGAGGCCTGGGAGATTCTTGCGCTCGTCGGCTCGCGCGATCGTCAGCACGGCGGGCTTTGAGGCATCCTGGAGAAACGGGGCGAGCTTCGCATCGATCGCCGATGCCATTTCAGGCGCGCCCGGCCCGTCGAAGCGGGACAGGTCGACCCCGGGAGGGATCACGCGCATGCGGCTCTCGGAGTGCTGGTCGTAGAGGGCGTATTGCTCATCCACTTCCTGGCGGGTGCTGGTGCATACCATGCTCGCGGCATCGAGGCTGAGTTCCTCGGCCTCGATGCGGGCGGCGAGGTTGTAGCGTTTTTCCATTTCCTCCGCATCGACGCCTCCCTCGACCAGCCGCTGTCGCTTGACCCGGCCGAGCGAGTGGCCGGTGAAAACAAACGGGCAACCGAGCACGGCCGCGATCTGCCTGCCGACGTAGCCTGCATCGGCGTAGTGGGCATGGATCAGGTCGGGCACGCGTTTTTCCCTGCGCAGGTAGGCAAGGGTGCCGTCGATGAAGGCATCGAGGTGCCGCCACATGACCTCCTTGCGGAGGTAGCGCCGCGGGCCGGCCTCGATGCGGATGATGTCAGCGTTTTCATCGAGGATTTCCCGCAGCTCCGCGTAGTCCGGGGAAAGCTTGGGATCGAACACCCGCCGGGTGACCAGGGAAACGCGCCCGACGCGTCCATCCTTCGCCAAGGCCTTGACGAGTTCCAATACATAGAGGCACTGCCCGCCCGTATCGGGATCACGCCCGAGTTCCATGTCCTTGCCGCGGATCAGGCCATGGATGGAGATGTGGATGATATCCAGCTTCCTCGTCTCCGTGAAATCGATGTTCGCGCTCATGAGGCAGACGGGTGTTGCTTCTTCGCCGGGAGGATTTCGGGGAAAACCCCGTAATGCAAAAGGCCTTCGAGGACGCCCGCCGCGCATTTTCCGGATGCATGATATGCCCGTGCCTCGCCAAGTATCCCAAGCAATTCCGGCTCCGCGTTCCCCGGTGCGATGCCGCGCACGCCATCGAGCAGGAACATCGAGGAATCGTTCCCGGTGTCGCCCGCCACGACGATCTCGTCGGATCCGATGCCGAGGTGGGCGCAGAGCCAGGTGACGGCGTTGCCCTTGTTCGCGCGCAGGGGCAGGATGTCGAGGTCGCGCGAGGAGGAATAGATTGCCTGGGCATCCACACCCGCCGCGTGGATCTCCTTTTGAAGCTCCGTGATGTCGCCCATGGTTCTGCCATGCCAGAACCAGCTGTTCTTCCAAGCGTGCTGCTGCTCGGGAGGCTGCTCGGTGATATCCGGTTTCCTGGAAACAATCCGCCTGGCCATTTCAAGGTCCCAGCCCTCGTTGAGGGCTTCCGCGAAGCCGTCCATCATGCCGCCGGAGGAAACATCGTAGATCATCGTCCCCACGCCGGTGATGTAATAGTCCGGCTCAGGCAGGCCGGAAATTTTGATCATGCGCTGCGCGTCGCCATGCAGGCGTCCGGTGCTGTAAACCAAAACAGGCCGCAGCGTCCCGCCGGACATCCATGTTTCCGCAAAATCCGCCGTGGCTTCCGGGACACCCAAGAGGGTTCCGTCAAGATCCGAGCAAAACAGCCGGACGTTCTTTTCCTGTGACATCGCGCCAAGGCTAACACCCCTTGGCAAAGCCCTCAAGGGATTCCCCCTAACAGATCATTCCGCGGTGGGTGGCGCGCCATCCTCGGGTGGCTTCGGGAGCAGATCCGTCCAGGCATGGAGTTCGTAGCCATTGCCAAGCCCGCCGATTTCCTGCAGCAGCTCGTGGCATTTTTGACGCCATGCCTCGTAATCCGGCGGCCCGGCCTTGGGCTCGCGGGTGCCGGGGAAAACCACGTAGCTCACGCTGAGATCGGAGACCGGGCGGCTGTAGGGGCTGGCCCTGTCGTTGATTTCCTTGGCGAGCCGCAGCGAGGCCTCGCCCACCTTGAAGGTTGGGCCGCCGTCGCCGACGATGCACGGGTAGGCTTTCCCCGCATGGATGACGACCGCGTAATCCCCGACTTTCGGGGCGTAGGGGTCGCTGCGGTCGGTGAGCAGGTTCACGGGGATGACGATGAAGGGGTCGTACTCGGCGATGAGGTAGCTGCGGGCTTTGAGGTCGGAGATGCCGCGCCTGAGCATGGCGATCCGATCCGTCAGCCAGCGTTTGCGGTCGGCGGTGGTGGCGGGATCCTTGAGTTCCTTGGTGCCGTTCTCGATGCGTTTTTCCCAGCCGGCGACCATGGGGTTGGGGGTCTTGGTGCGTTTCGGCCAGCCGTAGCTGGTGAAGGGTTGGTAGTGGGTGGAGTTGACGATGGAATCCGGCATCGTGGCGAGGCGGTCGCCATCGGAGCCGTCGGAGACCACATCCATTTCCGCCTGCATGAAGAACACCTTGCGCCCGCCTGCGGAGCGGAGATGGAGGATGGTGTTGCAGTCGAAGACGTTGTGTTTGGTCAGGAGTTCGTTGAGGGCGTTCGCGTCACGGCGGATGCGTTCCGACTTGTTCTTGTAGAGTGTGACGTACCAGGGGGAGATTTTCGCATCCGGGAGCATTTTCGTGAGGCCGGGGAGGATTTCGGAGAGCTTGGGGTGCCCTTTTCCAGGTTCCGAGATGTCTTGTGCGGCCTTCGGGAGGCGGAGTTTCAGCTGGTAGCTGGCGGTGAAGCTGTCCTCGAGCTTCCTTTCCACAACAGCGGTCTGCCCCTGTGAGAAAACCACCTCTGTCTCAAACGGGATGCCGATGCCGAGCTTCCTCACGTCGGTCACTTTTCCCTGCGGCATGACAGGTGCGGGCGGGGCTGGCTCGGAGGGTTTCACCGGCTGCTTCGTCGGCTTGAGGGCGGCGAGCTCGGCCTTGAGCTTTTCGTCATATTCCGTGCGCAGCCGCTGCTCGATCTGGAGGGCGAGGGTTTCCTGTTCGGCATCATCCGCAGCCTGGGGTGCACTGCGCAGGATCTCCTTGAGGTGACGGCTGATCTTCCCGGGGATGCTCGTGAAAAGCAGGCCGACTCCAGCCAGCACCAGGATCACAAAGCCGATGCCGAACCACGGGATGCCTTTCCCGCCGCTTCCCCTGTGCACATTCTTGCCTTCCATGGGGCAAACACTAGACACGGCAGGCGGTGTGAATCAACCGATCTTCTCCTCTCCCTGCTTGCCAGCATGGCAGGCATTCCGCATCCTCGCCCGCGTGTCCCAGTCCGCCGAGAAAGCCTTCGAACTCATCAAATCCGCCCATGGCAGGGGAAGGCTGGCCCATGCGTTCCTGATCACCGGGGCGGAAGGCTGCGGTAAAGAGGAGCTCGCCTCGAAAATCATTTCCCTTTTGAACGGAAGCGGCGATTCCGGCGGGATGGATCTTTTCGGCGATCCTGTGGAGGAAAAAACTCCTCCGCTCGATGAGCAGGAAGGCGGATGGGTGCGCATCATCCGACCCCGCTCGAAAAGCCGCCAGATCACCCGCGACGATATCCGTGACCTAGAGCACACCCTCCATCTCGCCGCGCCTAAGGGTGAGACCAAGATCGGGGTGATCGCGGATGCCGACAGGATGAACGAGAATGCCGAGAACGCTTTCCTGAAAACGCTCGAGGAGCCACCGGATCGCACTTTGCTGATGCTGCTTTCCACCAAGCCGCAGCGTTTGCTGCCGACGATCCTTTCCCGTTGCGTGCAGGTGAAGCTGAGCGGCGGGCGGCCGCTCGGAGAGGGCGGGGGGGATGAGCTGGTCGCGGAGCTCAACAAGGTCGCGGGGCGTGGCTTCGGCACCCCCATGGCGGCGCTCCACATGAAGGCGGTTTTCAGTGATTTCCTTGCCGAGAAAAAAGCCGATGCCGAGGCGGCCGCGAAGGCAGCCGCCAAGGAGGAATCCGCAACCTACAAGGACGGCACCGACGGCACCTGGCTGAAGGAAAGGGAGGACTACCACAAGGCCGCCGCCGAGGCCGATTACCTCGATGCGCGCAACCGCTACCTCGACGTACTCATCGCATGGCTCGCGGATCTCATCCGCATCAAGACCGGAGCGGGCGGCCTGGATTTCCCCGCGTCCGCAGCCCAGCTCTCGAAAATCGCCGAGACGGAGACGGTTTTCCAGATCGGCAAACGGCTGGATGCTCTCGATCGCCTGCGCCAGACCCTCGATACAAACGCTTCGGAGCCGTTGGCGCTGGAGGTCGGCTTCCTGCGCGCCTTCGCCTAGAACTCGTTTTCGGCAAACTCAATGCCCTCATCGACGGTGCTGACGGATTCGAGGAGCTGCTCGAGCCCTTCGAGCAAAACCTCCAGCCCAAGCTGCCATTTCGCATCCTGGAAAGCGGGTCCGGACATTTCCAGGAGATGATCCAGCGCCTCCTGCTTGAGCAGGGGCTCCAGGCCGTAGCCGGGGACGATGGCGGACTCCTGGCGGTAGGGGTCGATGAGGATGAGCAATGCGTGGTTGTCCTTGCCGCGTTTCGCCTCGCCAGCAAAAGCGCCGGCATTGAACAGCCAGAAGGCATGCATGGTGAAAGGATGATCCGCCGGAAACGCGTGCATCACGACCTGGATGACAAGCTGCGGAAACCGCCGCTGGATTTTCTGGATGATCTTGCAGATTTTCCCCGCCACCCCGTTCTTGAGCTGTCCCGTGGTGTCGGCGACCATGGTGTTGAGCCGGGGAAGGGCGCCCACCAATGCGGTGGTGCGCGGGAAAGTGAGCATGCACGCCGGGCATTCCGGGGCGTTGGACCAAATCGGGGTCTGGCAGTAAGGGCAGCGCGTCACTGGCGGAAGATAGGCAGGAATCCGGGGCGTGGTCGAAGAGAAAAGACAGCCCGGGGGTTGTTCCATGCTTGACCGGAGCACGCCCTGCAAGCTCCCTCAGCGCAGAGTGAACTTTTTCATAACGGGAACGGATACGGAGGTTGGCAAAACCTATCTCACCAAGCTGATGGTGGAAGCCTTGCGCTCGGAAGGCCACAGCGCGGCCGGCTTCAAGCCCGTCTCCTGCGGCGATCGGGATGACGGCCGCATCCTCGCGGCCGCCTCCGGGGATCTGCCCATCGATGAAGTGAACCCCGTCCATTTCAATGCCGCCCTCGCCCCGCACACCGCCGCCTTGCTGGAGAACAAGCGCATCGACCCGGCGAAGCTCGTCGGCTGTTTCCAAGACTTCGCGGGGAAGCACGAAATCGTGCTCGTCGAGGGAGCGGGCGGCTGGGAAGTGCCCATCACCGAAAGCTATTTCATCTCGGATCTCGCCAAGGATCTCCGCCTGCCCGTAATCCTCGTCGCGGCGAACCGTCTTGGCGCGCTCAACCACATACTCCTCACCCTCGCCGCCATCAAGGCCAAGGGACTGACCTGCGTTGGCATTGTCCTCAACCAGCTCGAGGACGAAATGGACACCCCCATGATCACCAACAAGGGCATCCTCGAATCCCTCACCGACATCCCGCTGCTCGACCACATCATCCACGGCCAGGATTTCCTCTCGCCTGAGATCATGGATGTCCTGACCGCGAACGGACGCAAATGAACGCGAATCTCGAGATGATGCCGATCAGTTCATGCTTTCTTATTGGCGTCCAATCGCGTCCATTCGCTGTTCCCTTCTCCCTGGAGGGTTGAAAGCCATGCCCGCCAAGAACTTCCATGTCCGCCAAGCCGCCGTCTCCGCCCTGCGCGCGTGGGCGAAGGGCCATGACTATGCGGAGAGCCTCGTCGAGCGCCACGCCCAGCGGCGCATGCTTTCCGCATCGGATCGCGGTCTCCTGCAGGCCATTCTCTTCGGTGTCCTCCGCCACCGCCGTGTGCTCGATCATTGGATTTCAAAGCTCCGGCAGGGCAAGCTCGATGCCGAGACGCGCGATGTGCTGCGCGTCGGACTCTGCCAGATCCTGATCCTCAACATCCCGGATCACGCCGCGGTGAACGAAACCGTCGAGGCGGGCAAAGCCCCAGTCCGGCCCCTCATCAATGCAGTCCTGCGCAAGGCGATCACCTCCCGCAAGCGGCTGATGGATGAGCTTGATGAGATGAACCCCGCCACCCTCCATTCCCACCCGGACTGGCTTTACAAGCGCTGGCGCAAAACCTTCGGGAAGGAACAGGCCATCGCCATCATGGAGTGGGACAACCAGCCTGCGGAAACCTTTTTCCGGATCAATCCGATCTCACCCACCGATGCCGCAATCCCTGGCGAACCTCTCGACAACGCCCCGGACTATTTCCGGCTTGAGGGCAAACTGCCGACCGAGCTCCTCGCCTCCGGTGCCATCTATATCCAGGATCCCGCCACCCGCCACTGCATAGCCCTGCTCGACCCGCAGCCCGGCGAAAAGATCCTTGATGCTTGCGCCGCCCCTGGCGGAAAAGCCTTCCTCATCGCCGCCGCCCTCGGCTCAGGGGCCGGCCT comes from Akkermansiaceae bacterium and encodes:
- the rsmB gene encoding 16S rRNA (cytosine(967)-C(5))-methyltransferase RsmB, coding for MPAKNFHVRQAAVSALRAWAKGHDYAESLVERHAQRRMLSASDRGLLQAILFGVLRHRRVLDHWISKLRQGKLDAETRDVLRVGLCQILILNIPDHAAVNETVEAGKAPVRPLINAVLRKAITSRKRLMDELDEMNPATLHSHPDWLYKRWRKTFGKEQAIAIMEWDNQPAETFFRINPISPTDAAIPGEPLDNAPDYFRLEGKLPTELLASGAIYIQDPATRHCIALLDPQPGEKILDACAAPGGKAFLIAAALGSGAGLTCTDSNEKRIPRLEENLSRLHIVPDEISIHDWRKPAPERFRGAFDAILLDVPCSNTGVIRRRVDVRWRLQPQDIEDLTKIQAEILANALPCLKPGGRIVYSTCSIEDSENIDLVKAFAGENNLAVGKTIQITPGQHATDGAFAALLGRRG